From the genome of Cytophagales bacterium WSM2-2:
CGACCGATGTCAACCAGGCTTGCACCAACCGTAAGTCGGTCGAAAAACCTGTAAGTGGCACCAATATCAAAAGCATAACCATTGTTAGTAAGATAGTCGTTCCAGCTTTTGCTGAAGTCAAATCCGGTTTGTGTGAAGTTATGCGTGCCCGAAGTTTTTGAATCCAAATCTGCAGCAGCGGTAATGGAGTAATCACTATTAAGAGAGACGTTCAATGCTGAACTTTCAGTTGTTGCATTGGCAAACCCTTTGAGTAATTTGACTCTCGCTCCAACAACTAAATCTTTATTGACTGCGTAGGATGCGCCCCAGGCTGACTCTATATAACCGACTGATTCTACTTTTGGAGATAGTGTTGCTGTGCCGTCAATGAATGGAACTGTTCCGTTGATTGCCAGGCCGGTCAAATCCTTCGGGATCATGAGCCGGTTGTAAAATTTCCCGGTGATGTTGAATGTGAAATAAATTCGAGGATTTAATTTGAAGCTCAGCCGGAACACATCAGCCTGCACCGCGTTGGTGATATAATTTTTATTTTGAAGTCTGCTGTAAAGCTTGGGCAAATCAGCACTCACCGTTCCCGATGATTTTGAAATCACGTCATCATAATTAAAACCGGAATTGGCATAAAGAACGAAAACGGAAGAACCTGGCAGACCAAGAGAAAATTTATACTTGGGAATGAGCGCAGGATTCCCGTAGACTACCTGTGGGAGACTATTCATGAAATACATCGTTCCCTCCTGTTGTGAGAACGCAGGAGTCGCAGCCGTTATCAAAAAAAAGACTACGGGTATTGTAAATAGGAGCCTGAACTTCATAATCCGACAGCTATTTTAAGATTAGCCTTCAGCCCCAAATTCACATTCATTTTGTATTGCGACCTGAATTTGACATCGGGAAAATTTCCATTTGCGTCTTTAGAAGTGGTAACCGTTCCCCGGATGATGATTTTCTTTGCTGTAAAAACCTTGTTGACCCGTGCTGCATCAATTTCGAGGAGTTGGTCAAATACTCCGGGGGTCAGCAGGTCTCCATTGGCATCTACTTTACTGCCTGGAATGATTGCTGTTTGACTCGGAGTTAGCAAGACGTCAATAAGGTTATAGTTGGCATCAGTAAGATAAAACTGGACATTGGCATCCAATGGAATTTCATTTGAAACTTTGACTTTAAGAAATGCTTTGTCAATTTTTGATTGATCAATATCGCTAAGATCAATTTCCGCAGTGTCTGCTAAAATAATATTGGATGCATGTCCATAGAGAGGCACTTCGACACCCAAGTTGACCCTGAACTTGCTGGTGTCCGCCATAAAGTTGAGGGGATTGGCGGAACTTAGCCCGGCATTAATTCTTGCACCAGCGGCATAGTAAAATTGTGTCGGAGCAAAATTCAAAAGCTGTGAGGCATTAGTCACTGATACGGTCGTTTGCGCGGATCCACCAAGTGTGGATGGAGTGGCAACCTGCACGGGACTAACGGGATTTATTTGAACCGGAAGGGATGCCCCGGGTTTCCTGGCTTCCAGTGTTTGAAAAATTACAGTTAACGGAACTCCGTAATCATTCGTGACCGTGAAATTAATTTTGGGTTGTGCAAAAGATATATTTGCGCCATCGAATGATGTATTGAACGTACCGATCTCAAGAGTTTCGGGGGCAACATTCACGGACTGATCGCCAAAGAATCCTTTGATATAGCTGAAGTCCATTCCGGTAAACGAAATGTTCATATTAATTGTAGAGCCAGGTACAATGGTGACTGCGGAAGGATTTTGTTTGATGATCAGCACCAGTTTTAGATTGAATTGATTGTTATTCAATACAGCATCGTAGTTCTGCAGCGAGAATGAGCCGTTGCCGGATACTTTTTGTGAAAAGGTAGTGCTGGTTGCAGTGGACGTAAAATCCGGAAGAGCTATAGCAATCTCGTACTTGAAATTGGGATTGGCCGGAGAAAGAGAAGTAGAATAGTTGATCGTGCCGGATTTGAAAAGAATCTCGCTGAGCTTTTCCGGGGTCAACCCCAGATCTATGACTTGCACAATGCTATCAGATCTGAAATCCTTTGGAGTAGGAGGTAGTATCCCTGCAGGCAATGCAAAAGTCCGGGTAAGACTTTGATTGGGCATAGTAACCAGGTTTCGGATGTCTGCTGACTTTAACGTTTGACTATATGACAAGAACACCAGCCCGTCCGAATAAACTTTTACATATTGAGAGTCTGCATTATTGAGGATATCCTTAATACGGAGAGAACCGAAAGCAAGAGGAACGGCAAGTTGTGGAGCCAATCGGATCGAGTCAAGGTTATACTCTTTGTCGTTAATGATATTTCCACATGAAAACAGGATTACGCAAAAGGAGCAGACAACAGCAATAGCCAACAGTGATTTCATGATTTCAGATCGTTTGTGTTCAGTCGATTAATCATCGATTTTCCAATTTATGTAACCCAATAAACCCGGCCCGGGTAATTATTAAATTTAATGTTCCTAAACCTATATTTAACAATAACGTGGGACTTTATTCCGTTAAGTGACCTTCTTTTTTAAGAAGCTATTTTAGAAAGCCCAACACAATATTGCTTATTTTGAGACAAAAGGAGGGAGAGCCTTAGGCTGGTTTCCTAACTAACTTTAATCATAATGAACGTGACGACTTCTGCACTTATTGAGAATACAACGGCAACCGATCTTGACTTTATTTACCAGTTGTTTGAAGAATCTGTCAAATACCAGGAGGCGAAAGGCTATCCTGTCTGGAGAAATTATGACAAGGGTGCTTTGATCCGTGATGTTGAAAATAAGAACCAGTACAAGATTGTGATCGAATCGAAAATTGCTATTGTATTCAGCGTACGATATGATGACAAAGTGATATGGAGAGAAATGGATCAGGACAATGCCATTTACCTGCATCGTATTGTTGTCAATCCAGGTTTTAAAGGGCAGAAACTCTTCGGTCATATTTTAACATGGGTGACGGCACACGTGAAGCAAAAGCAATTGCGGTTCATTCGTATGGACACCTGGGCAAACAACCCCACCATCATTGAATACTACAAAACCTTTGGGTTCCGTTTTGCGGGTAACTATACCACACCTGATAGTCCTGAATTGCCACTACACAACCGTAATCTAGCACTTGCACTTTTGGAAATAGAAATTCAGTGAACTCTTAAAATTACGTATCAGATCGTACCTTTATGTAGAGTTTTTAATCTTGAAACTATGGATGTCAGACAAATCATCGGCCTTACGCTATTTGTGATCCTTACCATGTGCATTGCAAAGAACACAATCCTTAGCATTTACGTTCGAGCTATCTATCTCCTGGTTTCCGAATCGATCTTGAAATTGAGCAATCGGAAAAAGAACTGAGACTTACCCGTTCACCTCTTATGTGTTGAGATTTTTTAAGTACGAGTTGTGCTTTGAAATGATTTCCTTACCTGCGACAAAAGTATCAGCAAAGGATACATAAATGCTAAGCTTATTTGGCTCTAACCCATCAAATTTGTTGGGCACTTTGATGAGTGCGTTGTAACGAATAATAAAGCTCTCTAAAAATATTCACTAAGACCGTCCAACTCAATTTTTGTTTGGTTTAGAGTAACCGGTTTAGGGTGATAAGTGGTAGATGTTTCTGCAAAAACAAGTTGCCCGACATTTCTGTTCGGGCAACTGTTTTACACAAAACAAAAAAACTTCTAACTCATAATTCAGGGACAACCAAATACCCAATTTTCAAGGTATGTGGCATAACTTTCTCCATACTTGCCCGCACCTGTATAATCCTGGATGATATTTACCTGGTAAAGTTTGCAGTAAGAGAAATCATCGCCTGAGTCCTTTGCCCAGATATAACCCACTTTAAATCTCTTCTGTGGAATGTCGAGGGCGTTTTTCTGAATCTCCCAGGTCTTTGACGCCAGACCGATCTGATGGATTTTTATTTTTGAAAGGTCACCCAATTCTTTTTTCAGCATGGCTTCATCTGCTGCGTTGTGGTTGACGAAATTCTGCGGGTTTGGTTTATATGTGGGGACTATTTTGGCTGCAACGCTTGAGAGTTCATCCAGCTTTTTCCAGAATACCTCTTTTCCTCCCACACCGGAACCGAAAAATTCTTTGGTCCACTTGTCCCGTTCTTTTTTTGAAATAGCACGCAATAACCATTTGCCTTCATCAGGAGTAACAAGGTAGGCCCGGTCTTTGGGATTATAAGTCTTAACAAGTCCAGTTACTTTCACCAATTCATCATAAGAAAATTGCAGCGCTGGGTTGCCCGCCAGAAGCTCGGACGCCTCCAGACCTTCAAGGGTCATGCCGTTCTCTGACGCAATGCCAGCGATCTCACTCCACTTTTCCTGGAGGGTTTTCTTTTCTGAAGCACTCGCACCGACTTCTTTGCAGAATGCATCTTGTAATGGTTTAGACAACGCACGCTTCACGGAAACCTTTTTCCAACCCAGGTCATAGCCTCCCTGTAAATCACTTTTTGCCAGCAAGAGATTGGTTAGCTCCGTTTGTACCTGGGCTGACACCTGCCCAATGACTGACTGTATTCCGAAGAACAGGAGGACGGTTAATGTCAAAAGAAATTTACTTTGATTTTTCATTGCATTTTCGGTTGAGTTTAAAGAGGGTGTTCTTTCCGCTGCGGTAACTTCATTGAAGCACATGGCGCAAAAGATTACTACAAAGGCGGCACATAATTTTATTTTCATCACGATGGATTTTACGTGTTACTTCATTTTGGAGAAACGGTAGATGGCTGTATAATTCACTTCTACGGTTTCGTTCGCATTCGCAGGTTTGCCTGATGGCTTTCCCCCTGTAGTTGCAATGCGCTGGACATAAGTAACGTTCTTGAATATTCCCGTGGGTGTCGTGTTGACTTTGGGCATTAACTGCAGCCACTCAACCGCGTTCGGATCTACTGCCTTGATTTTCTCAGGAGAAAATTTCTGTGCTACAATAGAATCTTTTAGCGTGTTCAGTTTCCAGGTAGGTCCTGTGTAGTGCGTTCCTATTTTGTTGTTGGCGTGGTCATATAGATCCGCTTTGGGCCCGACCAATACCCATTGATAAGTGGTTGGGTTTGTTCCCGCCTCGGCCTGTGCTTTATAAATCTGAACACCCTGGGCGAAATACGTAGCCACACGTTCGTTGCCATTGGGCAGGTTGTCAGGAAGCTTCACCTCGGATGGAATCTCCAGTTTTTCACTTGCGTCAATTTTAAATGACGGAGAGTTGGGATCCGGATCGTTGTCTTTCTTGCATGAAGCTATTGCCAACGATAAGGCCAACAGTAGAGACATTTTAGTAACAGAAAATTTCTTGTACATACTTAACTGAGTTTTATTTGTGAACTCAAAAGTAGACGCGTAGTCAAACGAGTGTTGGCACCTGTGATGCAATAACAGGTAATCTTCCTGATGCTTTATTTCTGATCCTGAAATCAAGAAAATCAAAAATCACTGGTGAAGAAATTTACCTTGAATTGTTTCCTCTGTACCAAAGCTTAATATCTGAAACGAAGGATCACATTCAAGCAAATGATCCTTAGTCGCTCATTCCAAATTTTTGAAGAATGTGAGTGAGATATTATACCTTCTATTGTTTCAGGATTACAATGAAGCCGATGGGCACTCGTGCTTCTTTGCGAAGGTAATTTTTATGGAGTAAGTTTTACTTTGAATAGCGATTTGTCCTGCGGGATCCCAAGGCCGCAGGCTTTTCGCTAACCTGATCAGATCGGCAAAGGTTCCTGCACGTTGCCTTTCGCTTTGCTAAACTGGAGGGAATAGTCGCGCGGAGTAACTCCAAATTTTTTCTTGAAGCATTTAGTGAAATAGGATTGATCGTTGAAGCCAACAGTGTATCCGATTTGGGTAATGGTATCAGCTCTTTGCTGAATAAGATCGGCAGCACGCTTTAGCCGGATGTCTTTGATGTATTCGTTTGGCGACATGGTGGTGAGCGCTTTCAACTTACGTAGCAACTGCGTCCGGCTCAGCGTCATTTCGTCAGCCATCTTTTCTACCGAAAACGTGAAGTCGCTCATGCACTGCTCAACCACGGTTTTGGCTCGAGTGAGGAATTTACTATCCAACGATGCCTCGGGAGTCAGCGTAGAGGTAACGACTGTTTTTTCACCGAATCTTTCGGCCAGACGTTTCCGCTGTTCAATCAGGTTGTAAATTCTTACCAGCAACTCTTCCATTGAAAATGGTTTAGTCAGGTAATCATCAGCTCCCGTTTTTAATCCTTCAAGCCTTGACTCCAATTCATTTTTGGCGGTGAGCAGAATTACAGGAATATGACTTGTGCGTTCATCTGCTTTTATTTTTTGGGTAAGCTGCAATCCATCCAGTTTGGGCATGATCAGATCGGTCAGGATAAGACTGGGCACGAGACGCAATGACATCTGGCAGGCTTCTTCTCCGTTATGCGCAGTCACGATGTTGAATTTGTCATTAAGCATGGAAGACATGTATTGCAGTAAATCGTCATTGTCTTCAACAATAAGTACAAGATCCTTTTCGTGCTCAATATCTGTTTCTGGCTCTCGCTCATCACGGTCAGACTTGATGTCAGGGCCTTGCGTTGGGTAAATACTAACGTCATCAACATGACCCAAATCGATTTGATCAACGGAAAATGATTCCTTGTCGATGGGCAACTTGATATAAAAAGTTGTGCCCGAATCTTGGTTACCCTGAACTGTGATAGTACCTCCATACAGTTTTACCATTTCTCTGACTAGAGTAAGTCCAAGCCCATTGCCCTCCATTTCAATGGTATTGGACGCCAGGTAGAACTGCGAAAAAGCAAGTTCTTCTTTATTCAGAGGAGTCCCCTGGCCAGTGTCAGAAATAATGATTGAAAGCTCTTTTTTATTTCTGGAGTCAAAAAGATCGACAAGAAGGGAAACGGTTCCTTTTTGCGGGGTGACTTTAAATGCATTCAGCAAAAGATTGTTTACGATCTTCTCGATTTTCTCCCGGTCAAACCACACTGATTTGCCCAGGTGAATACTTTTTGTGAAATGAATTTCTTTGTATTGAGCCCAAGACTCAAACGAAGACACGATCGGTTTAAGCAATGGCTCTATGTCGCCTTCTTTTACATGAAGATCCATTTTACCTGCTTCGAGTTTTGATAGATCGAGCAATTGATTGACAAGCTCAAGCAGACGATTGGCGTTTCGCTTGATCAGCATAAAACGCTCTCTTTTACTATCGGGAAGTTTTTCCTTTAACTCCTCTTCGGCAGGTGCGAGGATGAGCGTGAGTGAGGTCCTGAATTCGTGTGAGATAGTCGAGAAGAATTGCGATTTAAATCCGTCCAGTTCTTTGAGTTTATCATTGAGTACTTGTTGGAATGCCAGGAGCTCACGGGTTTTGCGAGAGCGGGAATGTTGCAGCCTGTATATTAGAAGCGAGAGAAGCGAAGCCAACACGACACCCGCGATCAACACGTTTCTCCAGATAGCCTGTATCTCCTGATCTTTTTTCAGGAGCTGGATCGTTTGGTCTTTTTTATCAGTTTCGTAGTGAGTAACCAGTGCAGCTATTTGCCTGGTTTTCTCAATACTGAATAAACTATCCGTCACCTGGTTTAGCTTCACCTGGTAAGCATAAGCCTCATCCAACTTCCCTTCTTTTGTTTTTATCTCAATGATCGGCTTATACACCTCCATCAGGTATTCTTTTTGATCGAATTGTGAGGCTAGTTCTTCGCATGCGGCAAAGTGCTCCTTTGCCCGGATGAGGTCATTTTTCATCTGGTAGAGAACACCAAGTTTCAGATGAATTTTAGTCTGTGCCGATTTATTTTTCAACTCCCCGGCGGTTTGCAGAGCCTCGTTAAAATAGACCAGCGCTTGTTCCGTTTGCTTGCTCGTCATATAGAGACAACCGATATTTCCCAGGATGTTGGCTTTCACATATTTGTTGTCGGGCGGCAGATAACTCATTGCTTTCGAAAAAAGCGCCAGTGCTTTTGCGGCATCCTTCTGGTCTTGGGCAATGATCCCAAGTGAATTGTAAGACCGCGCTATTTCTTCATTATCCTTCAGTTCCTGCGCGAGGTGGAGGCATCGATTAAGATAGTCTTCTGCATACTCCACTCCATTTAAATTCCGGTAGGTGACGCCCAATAACAGGTAAGTCCTCATCAGACCTTTTTTATTCTGTGTGGTCTCAAAGATTTTAAGAGCAGATAGGGCAGACTCGATACTCTTTTCATAAGCCGACTTGGATAACTGGTAGGAACCTGTAGTCACTAATGCGAAAGCTTCACCATCGCGGTAGTTCAAACCGATGGACGCTTCGTGTGCGAGCTTTGCATATTTAAGTGACACCTCACGGTCAGTCCACCGGATGTGGTAAGCAAGTTCATTCATTTCATCAATTTGTGATGCTGTTGACAGCCTGTTTTGAGCACTGTCAACGGCCTGTCCGTGTGTTGCCAGTGGCAAACAGACCAGTACAAAGAGGAGTTGTTTCATGGTAATCCTTAATTAATGAAGTAAGAGTACTCGCGTCTATCTTCTCACCTTTCGGTGACGACCGGCTGCGACCCAAATTTCGTAGCATAGTCAGAAGGTGTAATTCCAAATTGTTTTTTAAAGCACTTTGTGAAATAGGATTGATCACTAAAGCCAACAGAATAGCCGATCTGCGATATCGAATCAGTTCGGAGCCGGATCAGCTCTTCTGCCTTCTTTAACCTGAGATCCTTTATAAATTCATTGGGCGACAAACCTGTCAATGCTTTGGTTTTGCGGAACAGTTGTGTGCGACTCAGGTTGATCTCATCCGCCATAATTTCTACAGAAAATGAAAAGTCACTCAGGTGAGTGTCAACGATGGACCGGCATTTTTTCAGGAAGCGGTCTTCAAGTGAATTCTCCGATCCTGTTGCTGCAGAATCAAAAATTCTTTCACGGAATTTGAGCGCCAGTTTTTTGCGCTGTTCAATCAGGTTAGTAATACGGACCACAAGTTCTTCGGTTGAAAAAGGTTTTGTAATAAAATCATCTGCACCGGACTTCAATCCGTCCAGGCGTGCTACCGGTTCATTTTTGGCGGTAATTAAAATAACAGGTATGTGACTGGTACGTTCGTCTGCTTTCAGTTTTTCAGTGAGTGCAATTCCATCAAGCTTTGGCATCATTAAGTCGCTGAGAACGAGATTAGGTACTTTCTGGAAAGCTGTTTCCATTGCCTCCAGTCCGTCACTGGCTGTGAGAACAGAAAAATTTTCATGAATAACAGAGGCGATGAAGTTTTTTAGTTCCGCGTTATCTTCAACGATTAGGACAGTATCTTTTTCACCTGTCTGATCAATGGTGATATCAGAAAGTTCCTCGTCATAAGATTTTCCGTCCACGGATGAAACTGCGGGTACCGGGTCAGTTAATTTATTTTCACGGATTTG
Proteins encoded in this window:
- a CDS encoding N-acetyltransferase; translation: MNVTTSALIENTTATDLDFIYQLFEESVKYQEAKGYPVWRNYDKGALIRDVENKNQYKIVIESKIAIVFSVRYDDKVIWREMDQDNAIYLHRIVVNPGFKGQKLFGHILTWVTAHVKQKQLRFIRMDTWANNPTIIEYYKTFGFRFAGNYTTPDSPELPLHNRNLALALLEIEIQ